In Alistipes ihumii AP11, a genomic segment contains:
- a CDS encoding fimbrillin family protein gives MNKKTLYVAILLAALTACQKAEYTAPATLSDEPIRFGAPGIALDGELLSRAAGPVNEFPEGGSFGVLGYCLAMKGDNTDLDYSTGPDPWNSKAPRSTPHLFHKTEVAYNGSACYYTGTQRHWYERQDYLYSFFAYYPYSDDCFAVTPETQAGMGAPTMRFSMPFEGGTENTPREIERIPDAMVAASTDVTRGDGHVNLRFYHLLTCLNFKVSNHNETNAVVVRGLRLKGTFYRSIEIDMAGDEVRYPADTYSGTFVFLDGAREEDDVNVTYGSPAEKIGGKSLMLVANLAASPYLGDAGIYIDYTFMGTEHTDKYIGDVANFLPMSGTIYTVELNFIGDAFVISFVVDNNQTWENGGDSDLEFE, from the coding sequence ATGAATAAAAAAACGCTATATGTCGCAATCCTGCTGGCCGCGCTGACCGCCTGCCAGAAAGCGGAATACACCGCCCCGGCGACGCTCTCGGACGAGCCGATACGCTTCGGCGCTCCGGGTATCGCGCTGGACGGCGAGCTGTTGTCGCGCGCCGCGGGACCCGTGAACGAGTTTCCCGAAGGCGGATCGTTCGGGGTATTGGGCTATTGTCTGGCTATGAAAGGCGACAATACGGACCTCGACTACAGCACGGGACCCGACCCGTGGAACTCCAAAGCCCCGCGCAGCACGCCCCACCTGTTTCATAAGACCGAAGTCGCCTACAACGGCTCGGCTTGTTACTATACCGGCACGCAGCGACACTGGTACGAGCGACAGGATTACCTATACAGCTTTTTTGCCTACTATCCCTACAGCGACGACTGCTTCGCCGTCACCCCGGAAACACAGGCGGGCATGGGCGCTCCTACGATGAGATTCTCCATGCCGTTCGAGGGCGGCACGGAAAATACCCCGCGCGAAATCGAGCGGATACCCGACGCGATGGTGGCGGCTTCGACGGACGTAACGCGCGGCGACGGACATGTGAACCTCCGATTCTACCATCTGCTGACCTGCCTGAATTTCAAGGTCAGCAACCATAACGAAACGAACGCCGTCGTCGTTCGCGGCCTGCGCCTGAAAGGGACTTTCTACCGCTCGATAGAGATCGACATGGCCGGTGATGAAGTGCGCTATCCGGCGGACACCTATTCCGGGACTTTCGTTTTCCTCGACGGAGCCCGCGAGGAGGACGACGTGAACGTGACATACGGCAGTCCGGCGGAGAAGATCGGCGGCAAGTCGCTGATGCTGGTAGCCAATCTGGCTGCATCGCCCTATCTGGGCGATGCGGGAATTTATATCGATTATACGTTTATGGGGACAGAGCATACCGATAAATATATAGGCGACGTAGCCAATTTTCTCCCCATGTCGGGCACGATTTATACCGTAGAGCTGAATTTTATCGGCGACGCTTTCGTCATAAGTTTCGTGGTCGATAACAACCAGACATGGGAAAACGGAGGCGACAGCGATTTGGAATTTGAATAA
- a CDS encoding FimB/Mfa2 family fimbrial subunit, with the protein MKKLIFMALSLIFLASSCSDDDRKSDEQPTPALVTPDVSVRMAEPLSVHPFTGILEIYPCNDESSVYYGNYFNGKLTPFYGYYTILNGDISGQYNRELHLPVGNYNMVYWGTPKYDEPIHNSPQIVSPGLIEGADLSKLYFSLRSIGNGLYSPVYDLVHAVKSAHIGTDALQTSLSRVSSGLKMVIKQSDGSAFIPEIASVKVNIGNIAEKINFYTGTAENMTKTVQFELSRSEDGLSYGNITVMLFPSAANPPLELIITLQDGTEYKLSENLNATLSPNTRLTLNINVGKILVDGNPGDFDYDDWNEESETIDFPIVD; encoded by the coding sequence ATGAAGAAATTGATTTTTATGGCCCTGAGCCTGATTTTCCTTGCGTCATCGTGTTCCGACGACGACCGTAAAAGCGACGAGCAGCCTACGCCCGCACTGGTTACTCCCGATGTCAGCGTACGCATGGCCGAACCTCTCAGCGTGCATCCCTTCACCGGTATTTTGGAAATATACCCCTGCAACGATGAATCGTCCGTCTATTACGGAAATTACTTCAACGGGAAACTGACCCCGTTCTACGGATACTATACTATCCTGAACGGAGATATATCCGGCCAATACAATCGCGAGCTGCATCTGCCGGTCGGGAATTACAATATGGTGTACTGGGGCACGCCGAAATACGACGAACCGATCCACAACTCGCCGCAGATCGTCTCGCCGGGGCTGATCGAGGGCGCCGATCTCTCCAAGCTCTATTTCAGCCTGCGAAGCATAGGCAATGGGCTCTATTCCCCCGTATACGATCTGGTACATGCCGTCAAATCGGCTCATATCGGCACGGATGCCCTGCAAACCTCGCTTTCGCGCGTAAGTTCGGGACTGAAAATGGTCATCAAACAGTCCGACGGCAGTGCATTCATTCCCGAAATCGCCAGCGTGAAAGTCAATATCGGCAATATCGCCGAAAAAATAAACTTTTATACCGGCACGGCGGAAAACATGACCAAAACCGTACAGTTCGAGCTATCGCGTTCGGAAGACGGACTTTCGTACGGCAACATCACGGTGATGCTGTTTCCCTCGGCCGCTAATCCGCCGCTGGAGCTGATCATCACTCTGCAGGACGGTACGGAGTATAAACTGAGCGAAAATCTGAACGCGACTCTGTCACCCAATACACGGCTGACGCTGAACATCAACGTGGGCAAGATATTGGTGGACGGCAATCCGGGAGATTTCGACTACGACGACTGGAACGAGGAGAGCGAAACCATCGACTTTCCGATCGTAGATTAG
- a CDS encoding aspartate kinase, which yields MLTIPNAVEEVIKKKPFLEGALVEGLINLSALARQLKPEIEKKVGKEVNDSAVIMALNRLVPRLELMSAMKFKKVVENIGDIIVRSNLADYAFVNSPTLYERQAMLLDRVRTMKDVFCTFSQGIYETTLVVSSTIVGLVDEIFADENNIAKTVDLSSITVKLPAENTICPGVYYYIFKELAWDNINITEVISTTNEFTVVISDSDIHRAFTILMEAKRQVSI from the coding sequence ATGCTTACAATACCGAACGCGGTGGAGGAGGTCATTAAGAAAAAGCCTTTTCTCGAAGGTGCTCTCGTGGAAGGGCTGATCAATCTTTCGGCGTTGGCACGACAGCTCAAGCCCGAAATCGAAAAGAAGGTGGGCAAGGAGGTCAACGACAGCGCTGTCATTATGGCGCTCAACCGGCTGGTTCCCCGGCTCGAGCTGATGTCGGCGATGAAGTTCAAGAAAGTCGTCGAGAATATAGGCGACATCATCGTCCGGTCGAATTTGGCCGACTATGCCTTCGTGAATTCTCCCACGCTGTACGAGAGGCAGGCCATGCTGCTGGACCGCGTGCGCACGATGAAGGACGTATTTTGTACCTTTTCACAGGGGATATACGAGACGACGCTGGTCGTCAGCAGTACGATCGTCGGGCTGGTCGACGAGATTTTCGCCGATGAGAACAATATCGCCAAAACGGTCGATCTGTCGTCCATTACCGTCAAACTACCCGCCGAGAATACGATCTGTCCGGGCGTCTACTATTACATTTTCAAGGAATTGGCGTGGGATAACATCAATATCACCGAGGTCATCAGCACGACCAACGAATTTACCGTCGTTATCAGCGACAGCGACATTCACCGCGCTTTCACGATTCTGATGGAGGCCAAGCGTCAGGTGAGCATTTAG
- a CDS encoding fimbrial protein, whose amino-acid sequence MNGRTIRKYPFLPLVAIAALSMTGCTKGEYTAPGGAADGGGFRLSVVTKSMSRAEVVTRASDPKTEAEREIKELHVFLFGPDGKYLQARQDGGGHSFQGYQSVKGTSTLRIDNEGFADNAYASRATVYVVANVEPGTFGNLTEEGYPERIPDETAFEAFHYEPTSYETLLELPASGMPMVGKSSTTVDLTQAKGEVVIEMKALMARIDFSFKVSSSSGEIGKLPSLNLTDYKVSNMATSVPLIAPDSESNLDRDGDGIAEKVTEREGVMDPTSGIIYNQSGEATLSFYVFENLRKPGYEGAYPYPDSIASDAYQCYKPLLAVRKDGDTIPATRLVIGGIYTDADDLTYTATCTIYLGCDPVSDFNVRRNHQYRNRVTISGITRTDDHSGNNVTFDARINVETTNPYYISLLRHKNLDAHFNITPMDIYLYDTERNPSMDIEVKDPEKNDWVRIERVPASVMASGNAEDYQISHPGQAYAAGTGKRKFFTTNLLTDPDQLADNTRYDDVRDRDRIYIYADENISTKSRKADLVLTYKENGQPVGESHTVTLEQHGLLKVSVEDGGVHQYYIYAEAYEEYLDYYDPLSSWTTDQVYDGLSWGPSDMGNINTGLGGFLPRRDAIEGFFNGRKNTIAILMEQGIYGQNDGFLGDGSPTQPLQAMVLDVKPSTAAEYCYRKNKTDGNGMISYDNMRWYLPTIRELENTLTTYYASTPEFQNSFYWSCNPAQRPFQLGDISIMEATSYARATMAHQVDGKIVHKPSGSDQFYDPDLGPASPYGKALRTTVLRIRAVYRPADDAEID is encoded by the coding sequence ATGAACGGCAGAACGATACGGAAATACCCGTTTTTACCGCTGGTGGCCATCGCGGCGTTGAGCATGACAGGGTGCACGAAAGGGGAGTATACCGCACCGGGCGGCGCCGCTGACGGAGGCGGCTTCAGGCTTTCGGTAGTCACGAAAAGCATGTCGCGCGCAGAGGTCGTCACCCGCGCCTCCGACCCCAAGACCGAGGCCGAGCGCGAGATCAAGGAGCTGCACGTATTCCTTTTCGGACCGGATGGCAAATACCTGCAAGCGCGACAGGACGGCGGAGGCCATTCCTTTCAAGGATACCAGAGCGTCAAAGGAACTTCCACGCTGCGCATAGATAACGAAGGATTCGCCGACAATGCGTATGCGTCCCGAGCCACCGTATACGTAGTGGCGAACGTAGAACCCGGAACGTTCGGAAATCTGACCGAGGAAGGATACCCGGAAAGAATACCCGACGAAACCGCTTTCGAGGCATTCCATTACGAACCGACCTCATACGAAACGCTCTTGGAACTGCCCGCCTCGGGCATGCCTATGGTGGGCAAGTCGAGCACGACGGTCGATCTGACGCAGGCGAAAGGCGAGGTGGTCATCGAGATGAAAGCGCTGATGGCCCGCATCGACTTCTCTTTCAAGGTGTCGTCGAGCAGCGGCGAAATCGGCAAGCTACCCTCGCTGAACCTCACCGACTACAAGGTGAGCAACATGGCCACCTCCGTCCCTCTCATCGCCCCGGACAGCGAGAGTAACCTCGACCGGGACGGCGACGGAATCGCCGAAAAGGTTACCGAAAGAGAAGGCGTTATGGACCCGACCAGCGGCATTATCTACAACCAAAGCGGCGAAGCGACCCTTTCGTTCTATGTTTTCGAGAACCTGCGCAAACCGGGATACGAAGGGGCGTATCCCTATCCCGACAGCATAGCCTCCGACGCCTACCAATGCTACAAGCCGCTGCTGGCCGTCAGAAAGGACGGCGATACGATCCCCGCAACACGTCTGGTTATCGGGGGTATCTACACCGATGCCGACGACCTGACTTACACCGCCACCTGTACGATCTATCTGGGCTGCGACCCGGTGAGCGACTTCAATGTCAGGCGTAACCACCAGTACCGCAACCGGGTGACGATCTCGGGCATCACCCGCACGGACGATCATTCCGGCAACAACGTGACTTTCGACGCCCGCATCAACGTAGAGACGACCAACCCTTACTATATCTCCCTCTTGCGGCACAAGAATCTGGACGCTCATTTCAACATTACGCCGATGGACATCTACCTGTACGATACGGAGCGCAATCCGTCGATGGACATAGAGGTAAAAGACCCGGAAAAGAACGACTGGGTACGTATCGAGCGGGTCCCGGCTTCCGTCATGGCGAGCGGCAATGCGGAAGACTACCAGATCAGCCATCCGGGACAGGCATACGCCGCCGGAACGGGCAAGCGCAAGTTCTTCACCACGAACCTGCTGACCGATCCCGACCAACTGGCGGACAATACGAGATACGACGATGTGCGCGACCGCGACCGAATCTATATTTATGCGGATGAGAATATCAGCACGAAAAGCCGTAAGGCAGACCTCGTGCTGACCTACAAGGAGAACGGGCAGCCGGTCGGCGAATCGCACACCGTCACGCTCGAACAGCACGGCTTGCTGAAAGTCAGCGTGGAGGATGGTGGCGTACACCAATATTATATCTATGCGGAAGCCTATGAAGAGTATCTAGACTACTATGATCCTCTCTCCTCGTGGACGACGGATCAGGTATACGACGGATTGTCATGGGGACCGTCCGACATGGGAAATATCAATACCGGACTTGGCGGATTCTTACCGCGACGGGATGCGATAGAAGGTTTCTTCAACGGCAGAAAAAACACCATAGCCATCCTGATGGAACAGGGCATTTACGGCCAAAACGACGGTTTTCTCGGCGACGGTTCTCCGACGCAACCGTTGCAGGCGATGGTGTTGGACGTCAAACCCTCCACGGCGGCAGAGTATTGTTACCGCAAGAACAAAACCGACGGGAACGGGATGATTTCCTACGACAACATGCGATGGTACCTGCCGACCATCCGAGAGCTGGAAAATACGCTGACGACCTATTACGCCTCCACGCCGGAGTTCCAAAACTCGTTCTACTGGTCATGCAATCCGGCGCAAAGGCCCTTTCAGCTCGGAGATATTTCCATCATGGAAGCCACTTCGTACGCCCGCGCCACCATGGCCCACCAGGTCGACGGAAAGATTGTCCACAAACCCAGCGGCTCCGACCAGTTTTACGATCCGGACCTGGGACCGGCCAGTCCATACGGGAAAGCGCTACGGACCACCGTACTGCGTATCCGTGCCGTCTATCGCCCGGCCGACGATGCGGAAATAGACTGA
- a CDS encoding UbiA-like polyprenyltransferase: protein MNCLATVSRYASLVKFSHTIFALPFALVGYVYALQSNGLPFEWPVLVKVLSAMVLARNTAMGFNRWADRQIDAQNPRTSGREIPSGTISARNALWFVVLNAVLFVLVAWWINPLALALSPVALLVLTGYSLTKRFTAWCHIVLGVALGIAPIGAYVAVTGQLAVFPILLCGLVITWCGGFDIVYALQDVEFDREHGLHSVPARWGVRGGIAISIALHMISVYAVVVAGTYYDAGGLYWVGAALFVGLLTYQHMRFTPRNLSRIGLSFGTMNGLASVCYAAFAIADLLVRYR, encoded by the coding sequence ATGAATTGTCTCGCAACCGTCTCGCGCTACGCGTCGCTCGTCAAGTTTTCCCATACGATATTCGCGCTTCCTTTCGCATTGGTCGGATACGTGTACGCGCTGCAGTCCAACGGTCTGCCGTTCGAGTGGCCGGTGCTGGTCAAGGTGCTTTCGGCCATGGTGCTGGCACGCAACACGGCTATGGGATTCAACCGTTGGGCCGACCGGCAGATCGACGCGCAGAACCCGCGCACGAGCGGCCGCGAGATTCCTTCGGGTACGATCTCCGCGCGCAACGCGTTGTGGTTCGTCGTGCTGAACGCCGTGCTGTTCGTTCTGGTAGCATGGTGGATCAATCCGCTGGCTCTCGCTCTGTCGCCCGTCGCCCTGCTGGTTCTCACGGGGTACAGCCTGACCAAGCGCTTTACGGCCTGGTGCCATATCGTTCTGGGCGTGGCGCTCGGAATCGCTCCGATCGGGGCCTATGTCGCCGTAACGGGACAGTTGGCCGTGTTCCCGATCCTGCTCTGCGGGCTGGTTATCACATGGTGCGGCGGTTTCGACATCGTTTATGCATTGCAGGACGTGGAATTCGATCGCGAGCACGGACTGCATTCCGTGCCGGCTCGCTGGGGAGTCCGGGGCGGTATCGCGATCAGCATCGCACTCCATATGATAAGCGTCTATGCCGTCGTCGTAGCGGGAACCTACTACGACGCTGGCGGACTGTATTGGGTCGGAGCCGCCCTGTTCGTCGGTCTGCTGACTTATCAGCACATGCGCTTCACGCCTCGGAACCTGTCGCGGATCGGTCTCTCGTTCGGCACCATGAACGGACTGGCAAGCGTATGCTACGCAGCTTTCGCCATAGCCGACCTGCTCGTTCGGTACCGGTAG
- a CDS encoding fimbrillin family protein — MKKSFLLLAGVAAALASCSKTETTDRPQGSAIGFAGAWIGHTVESKAQNDANITTEGIDHFFVFGGYEGFNNVFGTAEAGEQAIGTKVTKAADSWTYSPVRYWVEDKTYDFAAYSPDLTGVATVAADVANKAISFTNFVSDKDRQHDLIYAHVSNATHERKVQFSFSHALSMIRFTFKSAFGKNTTLHIKDFKFYGMSLQGNYSYQTNEMEMDWNGHTNVATDGTAFTNSELEIPGTEGNVTDDYLVIPQSVPAQTMTVSFTAEIWTNGAEAATKSKPVSVRLQTLENGWTAGQCYNYTVTIDGENLEMKPIEFGDPTVTEWPDEPTDIPVEIPM; from the coding sequence ATGAAAAAAAGTTTTCTTTTACTCGCCGGAGTCGCAGCGGCTCTGGCAAGTTGCAGCAAGACCGAGACGACAGACCGGCCGCAGGGCTCGGCTATCGGCTTCGCAGGAGCATGGATCGGCCATACCGTGGAATCGAAGGCCCAGAACGACGCGAACATTACCACCGAGGGAATCGACCATTTCTTCGTATTCGGCGGATACGAAGGCTTCAACAACGTATTCGGAACGGCGGAGGCCGGAGAGCAAGCGATCGGAACGAAAGTAACGAAGGCCGCAGACTCTTGGACTTATTCTCCCGTAAGATACTGGGTGGAGGATAAAACCTACGACTTTGCCGCCTATTCCCCGGATTTGACAGGCGTTGCCACCGTAGCTGCGGACGTAGCCAACAAAGCGATCTCGTTCACGAATTTCGTATCGGACAAGGACCGTCAGCATGACCTAATCTACGCTCACGTATCGAATGCGACGCATGAACGAAAGGTGCAGTTCTCCTTCAGCCATGCGCTTTCCATGATCCGTTTTACTTTCAAAAGCGCTTTCGGAAAGAACACGACCCTGCATATCAAGGACTTCAAATTCTACGGCATGAGCTTGCAGGGTAACTATTCCTACCAAACGAACGAAATGGAAATGGATTGGAACGGTCATACCAACGTAGCTACCGACGGCACGGCATTCACAAACAGCGAGCTGGAGATTCCGGGAACCGAAGGAAATGTTACGGACGACTACCTCGTCATCCCGCAAAGCGTGCCTGCTCAGACTATGACCGTATCCTTCACGGCCGAAATCTGGACAAACGGCGCCGAAGCGGCAACGAAAAGCAAGCCCGTCAGCGTTCGGTTACAGACTTTGGAAAACGGCTGGACTGCCGGGCAGTGCTATAACTATACCGTAACGATCGACGGGGAGAATCTGGAAATGAAGCCGATCGAGTTCGGCGATCCGACCGTAACGGAATGGCCGGACGAGCCGACCGACATACCGGTCGAGATTCCGATGTAA
- a CDS encoding fimbrillin family protein — protein MKRNDTIRAIGMSVSWTLLLAGCSTESGTDAPHRAIGFTTTVTRSAVTSLGNDGDAFSVWARETPSGGTPRLILTREAVTCTGGSWQYDDLQYWQDEATYDFYALYPAGQEAELENHTVAGEIPYLRIRDFDATRSVDLMTAEKTGLAYQPPAQRVAFTFRHLLSQVQIIGRIDPALAASGVSATIRSVKLYGMPGTGECAVQPGENGTWSLGEATDADNPFARDTVSRELTPAGISVFADDPLLFPQQVGDGFVLEIEYEYAGNGTSGTFAKSISLAGAGIGTWEAGCSYRYTFTVGSEYILFEKPEVIPWSSASGGNITVE, from the coding sequence ATGAAACGCAACGATACGATCCGGGCTATTGGAATGTCGGTCTCGTGGACATTGCTGCTGGCGGGCTGCTCGACGGAGAGCGGCACGGATGCGCCACACCGAGCCATCGGCTTTACGACGACCGTTACGCGGTCGGCAGTGACTTCGCTGGGGAACGACGGGGACGCATTTTCCGTATGGGCCCGCGAGACCCCCTCAGGCGGCACGCCCCGGCTGATTCTGACGCGCGAGGCCGTAACATGCACGGGCGGATCGTGGCAGTACGACGACCTGCAATATTGGCAGGACGAGGCGACGTACGATTTCTATGCCCTCTATCCGGCCGGACAGGAGGCCGAGCTGGAGAATCATACCGTCGCGGGGGAGATTCCGTACTTGCGCATCAGGGATTTCGACGCCACGCGGTCGGTAGACCTGATGACGGCCGAGAAAACAGGGCTCGCATACCAGCCACCGGCACAACGCGTCGCCTTCACCTTCCGTCATCTGCTCTCTCAGGTACAGATCATAGGCCGTATCGATCCTGCGCTGGCAGCCTCCGGAGTTTCGGCGACGATACGCTCGGTCAAGCTCTACGGCATGCCGGGAACGGGGGAGTGCGCCGTACAGCCCGGAGAGAACGGGACATGGAGCCTCGGGGAGGCAACGGATGCCGACAATCCTTTTGCCCGGGATACCGTCTCTCGGGAACTGACGCCCGCAGGAATCTCCGTCTTCGCGGACGATCCGCTGCTGTTCCCCCAGCAGGTGGGCGACGGCTTCGTGCTGGAGATCGAGTACGAATATGCGGGGAACGGCACGAGCGGCACGTTCGCAAAGAGCATCAGCCTCGCCGGCGCAGGCATTGGCACATGGGAAGCGGGATGCAGCTACCGCTATACCTTCACGGTGGGCAGCGAGTACATCCTGTTCGAGAAACCGGAGGTCATTCCCTGGTCTTCGGCCTCGGGCGGCAACATCACGGTAGAATGA
- the lepA gene encoding translation elongation factor 4: MKNIRNFCIIAHIDHGKSTLADRLLETTKTLSERELQAQVLDDMDLEREKGITIKSHAIQMEYVYKGEKYVLNLIDTPGHVDFSYEVSRAIASCEGALLVVDATQGIQAQTISNLYLALNHDLEIVPVMNKIDMDSAMIDEVKDQIVDLLGCDPDSILAASGKTGQGIEQVLEAIIERIPAPKGDEQAPLQALIFDSVFNPFRGIIAYYRIFNGTLRKGERVKLFNTGSEYTADEVGVLKLKMHPREELRAGDVGYIISGLKTSADVKVGDTITAQRNPCSEAIAGFEDVKPMVFAGLYPVESDQYEDLRASLEKLHLNDASLTYEPESSLALGFGFRCGFLGLLHMEIIQERLYREFDMDVITTVPNVSYKVHTTKGDVLDVHNPSGLPEPTLISSIEEPYILAQIITKTEYLGNVIKLCIDKRGTLLNQVYITQDRVEINFDMPLAEIVFDFYDKLKSISRGYASFDYHQTGYKPSKLAKLDILLNGEPVDALSSLTYVDHAYDFGRKMCEKLKELIPRQQFDIAIQAAIGAKIIARETVKAVRKDVTAKCYGGDISRKRKLLEKQKKGKKRMRQVGNVEVPQEAFLAVLKME; encoded by the coding sequence ATGAAGAATATCCGCAATTTCTGTATCATAGCGCATATCGATCACGGCAAGAGTACGCTTGCCGATCGCCTGCTCGAAACGACCAAGACGCTTTCGGAGCGCGAACTGCAGGCTCAGGTGCTGGACGATATGGACCTCGAGCGCGAAAAGGGAATCACGATCAAGAGCCACGCGATCCAGATGGAATATGTCTACAAGGGCGAGAAGTACGTGCTGAACCTGATCGATACTCCGGGGCATGTCGATTTTTCTTACGAGGTATCCCGTGCGATCGCCTCGTGCGAGGGCGCGTTGCTCGTGGTCGACGCGACGCAGGGTATTCAGGCGCAGACTATCTCGAACCTTTATCTGGCGCTGAATCACGATTTGGAGATCGTGCCCGTCATGAACAAGATCGATATGGATTCGGCCATGATCGACGAGGTCAAGGATCAGATCGTCGACCTGCTCGGTTGCGATCCCGACAGCATTCTGGCCGCTTCGGGCAAGACGGGTCAGGGAATCGAGCAGGTGCTCGAAGCGATCATAGAGCGGATTCCGGCCCCGAAAGGCGACGAACAGGCTCCGCTTCAGGCGTTGATTTTCGACTCGGTGTTCAATCCGTTCCGCGGAATTATCGCTTATTACCGAATATTCAACGGCACGCTCCGCAAGGGCGAGCGCGTCAAACTGTTCAATACGGGCAGCGAGTATACGGCCGACGAGGTCGGCGTACTGAAGCTGAAGATGCATCCCCGCGAAGAGCTTCGCGCCGGCGACGTGGGCTACATCATATCGGGCCTGAAGACTTCGGCGGACGTGAAGGTCGGCGATACGATCACTGCGCAGCGGAACCCTTGCAGCGAGGCGATCGCCGGTTTCGAGGACGTCAAGCCGATGGTGTTCGCCGGGCTGTATCCGGTCGAATCGGACCAGTACGAGGATCTGCGCGCTTCGCTCGAGAAGCTTCATCTGAACGACGCCTCGCTTACCTACGAACCCGAGTCGTCGCTGGCGCTGGGCTTCGGGTTCCGTTGCGGGTTTCTCGGACTTCTGCATATGGAGATCATTCAGGAACGGCTGTACCGCGAGTTCGACATGGATGTCATCACGACGGTTCCGAACGTGTCGTACAAGGTCCATACGACCAAGGGCGATGTGCTCGACGTGCACAATCCCTCGGGATTGCCCGAGCCGACGCTGATCTCCTCGATCGAGGAACCCTATATTCTGGCGCAGATCATTACGAAGACCGAATATCTGGGCAATGTCATCAAACTGTGCATCGACAAGCGAGGCACGCTGCTCAATCAGGTATATATCACGCAGGACCGCGTCGAGATCAATTTCGATATGCCGCTGGCCGAAATCGTGTTCGATTTTTACGACAAGCTCAAGAGCATATCGCGCGGCTATGCGTCGTTCGACTACCACCAGACGGGATATAAGCCCAGCAAGCTCGCGAAGCTCGACATTCTGCTCAACGGCGAGCCGGTCGATGCGCTGTCGTCGCTGACTTACGTCGATCATGCCTATGATTTCGGCCGTAAGATGTGCGAGAAGCTCAAGGAACTGATTCCGCGCCAGCAGTTCGATATAGCGATTCAGGCCGCTATCGGCGCCAAGATCATCGCCCGCGAAACGGTGAAGGCCGTTCGCAAGGACGTGACGGCCAAATGCTACGGGGGCGACATCAGTCGTAAGCGCAAGCTGCTCGAAAAACAGAAGAAAGGCAAGAAGCGGATGCGTCAGGTGGGGAATGTCGAGGTTCCGCAGGAAGCGTTTTTGGCTGTGCTGAAGATGGAGTGA